GATTTTCAAACCATATACGGTTACACGCAGTGCTCGCCTGATTTGTCTTCGGAAGATTGCTCTAAGTGTTTGGATGAAGCTATTTCAAAAATCCCAGATTGCTGTAAGGGCAAGGCTGGAGGCAATGTTTTGAAACCCAGTTGTAGAATTAGATTTGACCCTTATATCTTCTATGGACCTACACTCAAGTTAGACCCAGATGCACCACCAACCACCCCACCGCCCTCTCGCTTACCCAACAGCACTTCTATACATTCTCAAGGtattcttcttctctattcACAACTTATTCCTCGTCCAATACaattaaacaacacaaaaagCTCCCAACCAAAAGCATATGCATAAAACTTTTGTAcgtaaaataaatcaattttttattaattaagttgacttataaataattttttatccagTTTTTAATGTACTGAGAAGttggttttatattaatttatttattttttaaggtttatgGAAAAGTTTTCGTCCACAACACTGTTGCTttgtttcaaaactttttcctttctcttaacTGCTGTTTTACTTATTCATCTGCCGGAGGGGAAAGTTATTGTTTGTGCTCAAAATTAGTCTCtacttttgtattaaaatttaggCTCATGTTGGACTttggatattttattattcttaattattctaaattcGTGACCGAGGATTCTGGTTTCTACAGGAAAGAGCAACACGTCACGAACCGTCATCGCTGTAGCAGTGCCAGTTGCTGGTGTTGTTTTAGCGCTCAGTCTTTTTTGCATATATCTGATAGTTAGGAAGCCAAGAAAACAAATAGAAAGTAAGTCTTTAATGCTCCAAAAATGGATTTCCTgtcatattaaaaaagaaatttaattagttatttggTCCATGTTTTAATACAAAAGATACCAAGTTACTTCttctgatttttcatttttaatttttcgtcgattttttaaaattgatgtaCTTTAAtcttgaattataaaaaaataatgtaatttaattctttttattaaatttctttaaacaattaatgatttttcattaatattaacaatagaaatttgttaattataccaataaaacaaaattatctttattaacaacttcaattttaatGGAAAATCTTTTATCCATTTCAAGAAATTTAACCAGGAAAAccaaattacataaaattttcacaaataaaaaacaaattgcattaattgttcataaattaaaatcaaattaaaactaaaaaaaggattaacttgatattcttttatgATAACATGAtcaaataactaattaaattaaaaaaaaatatataaatgattcctttcttcaaaagttttgttttgttcaaaTTATTTCTGATCAcgtaagaaaatatatttagcCATTTCCTGCTAATTTTCATTATTGGAAAATTATCTCTttctgttatgtttttttttttctcgcaTTCACTTATCATATTCAAATACTCACTAATATTACCCCTGTCCTCATGCATGTGAAGTTGGAAAAGAAGAGGATAGTgacgatgaagatgaagttACATTTACCGAGTCATTGcaattcaactttgaaaccatccGAGTTGCCACAAATGAATTTGCTGATTCTAATAAGCTTGGACAGGGCGGGTTTGGAGCTGTATACAAAGTAAGATCATAATTTGATTCGGTTAAAACCTTcatcaaaatataatacatcATGACTTTTCTCCCACAGATATTTACCGTCCTTCACTGATATATTTTCAGGGTCAGCTTTCCAATGGACAAGGAATTGCTGTCAAAAGGTTGTCAAGTAATTCTGGGCAAGGAGATACGGAGTTCAAGAATGAAGTGCTTTTATTGGCCAAACTTCAACACCGAAATATAGTCAGGCTGATTGGTTTCTGTTTGGAAGGAAGAGAAAGGCTGCTTATCTATGAATTTGTTCCTAATAAAAGTCTTGATTACTTCATATTTGGTAAGCTCGAACAACTGCATAATTAGATTGTTATACTCTATTGTTCTAGTTTGATTCAATAAGGACTCAACTAAAATATTGCTTTATAATATTCATATGGTTTccgtatgtgtatatatatatagatccAATAAAGAAAACACAGTTGGATTGGCAAATGCGCTACCAAATAATTAGAGGTATTACAAGAGGCATTCTCTATCTCCATGAGGATTCTCAACTACGAATTATACATCGAGATCTAAAAGCAAGCAACATTCTCTTGGACGAAAACATGTATCCTAAGATATCAGATTTTGGGATGGCAAGATTGTTTCAGGTGGATCAGACTCAAGCAAATACACACAGAGTTGTTGGAACCTAGTAAGTGAGAGAATATAATGTAATTGTTGTACAAACTTAATTTCAATCAACTGTAAAGTAAAATAACTAGTTTCATGAATTTTGAGTAATTAAATGTGCATTTGGTTGGCATGCAGTGGATATATGGCTCCTGAGTATGCAGTATATGGTCATTTTTCAGCAAAATCAGATGTTTTTAGTTATGGTGTAATGGTTCTTGAGATTGTAAGTGGGCGAAAAAGCATTGGTGCTCGTCATGGGGAGACAGTGGAGGATCTATTGAGTTTTGTAAGTCTTTTTGTTCTTCTCACTTTTCCCTCTCCTTTATCAGAAAATTATTTGTCTCTTCAGATAACAGTACAAATGAAATGTGTGAAGTAACGAACATGCATTTGAGCAATTGATGCAGACATGGCAAAACTGGAAGAATggaacaattacaaatattgtAGACCCCACATTAATGAAGGGTTCTCGAAATGAAATGATAAGATGTATCCACATTGGGTTACTATGTGTTCAGGAAGATATGGCCATCAGACCAACCATGGCTTCTGTAGTACTCATGCTTAATAGTTATTCTATCACTCTCCCAGTACCTTCAGAACCTGCATTTGTTGTGAATAGTAGCACAAGAAGCTTTCCAAACATGTTGTCGGGAGAACATAATTCAGAGAAAACAGGATCGACTGAATCCACAAATAAACCAGCTCAATCTTCGGTAAATGAGGTTTCAATTACTGAGTTATACCCTCGCTAGAATTTG
This genomic interval from Vigna radiata var. radiata cultivar VC1973A chromosome 8, Vradiata_ver6, whole genome shotgun sequence contains the following:
- the LOC106771829 gene encoding putative receptor-like protein kinase At4g00960, producing the protein MAAIFCLLGLWATIIVSHASAQTSCDNNKGNYTVNSTYYSNLNTLLSSFSTQAQVNYGFYNFSHGQGLDKAYAIGICRGDLTPEECLKCLNENGAALRKNCPNQKEAIVWDGECSLRYSNRSIFGLMDNQPTVLLYYTLEVRGSIEQFNASLESLMRNLTRTAASGDSRRKYATGSAPAPDFQTIYGYTQCSPDLSSEDCSKCLDEAISKIPDCCKGKAGGNVLKPSCRIRFDPYIFYGPTLKLDPDAPPTTPPPSRLPNSTSIHSQGKSNTSRTVIAVAVPVAGVVLALSLFCIYLIVRKPRKQIEIGKEEDSDDEDEVTFTESLQFNFETIRVATNEFADSNKLGQGGFGAVYKGQLSNGQGIAVKRLSSNSGQGDTEFKNEVLLLAKLQHRNIVRLIGFCLEGRERLLIYEFVPNKSLDYFIFDPIKKTQLDWQMRYQIIRGITRGILYLHEDSQLRIIHRDLKASNILLDENMYPKISDFGMARLFQVDQTQANTHRVVGTYGYMAPEYAVYGHFSAKSDVFSYGVMVLEIVSGRKSIGARHGETVEDLLSFTWQNWKNGTITNIVDPTLMKGSRNEMIRCIHIGLLCVQEDMAIRPTMASVVLMLNSYSITLPVPSEPAFVVNSSTRSFPNMLSGEHNSEKTGSTESTNKPAQSSVNEVSITELYPR